In Erpetoichthys calabaricus chromosome 2, fErpCal1.3, whole genome shotgun sequence, a genomic segment contains:
- the LOC114645542 gene encoding uncharacterized protein LOC114645542: protein RSRVSMKEYFSYRLSVRDEFNPLINAGKLTQQYIVDVYVRAETNDLQWIKNNQPALRADNYKSLMEYINRDADMVDHPAGKAVILPSSFQGSPRNMQQHYQDAMAIVRKFGKPDLFITMTCNPKWKEITNNLMPWQKVEHRPDLVARVFRLKLNNFLEDIKIKSLFGTVKAIIHVIEFQKRGLPHAHILLILDDYSKIRTEDDINKIVKAEIPDRDNSPCLFQIVIRNMIHTPCGNTNPNSPCMVNGKCSKGFPKDFQEVTLGNVNGYPKYMRRQTNELQVVPGRPIDNTWVVPYNPYLCLRYNCHINVEICATVKSVKYLFKYVYKGHDCADVSVSETNDHDETRMYVDSRYVSAPEAIWRIFGFPMHAQSHTICRLLVHLEDKQNVCFRAGNEVQAAERRARRDTKLTAWFKLNQEDQDAYQWKYWEIRVHYVWVDNGTFWKK, encoded by the coding sequence agatcacgtgtatcaatgaaagaatatttttcctacagactctcagtaagagacgagtttaatccattaatcaatgcaggaaagctaactcaacaatacataGTTGATGTTTATGTTCGAGCAGAAACAAATGATCTCCAGTGGATTAAAAACAACCAACCTGCACTGCGGGCCGATAACTACAAGTCGCTGATGGAGTACATAAATCGTGATGCGGACATGGTAGATCACCCTGCTGGAAAAGCGGTTATTTTACCATCTagctttcaaggcagcccacGTAATATGCAGCAGCATTACCAAGATGCAATGGCTATAGTTAGAAAGTTTGGCAAACCTGATCTATTTATCACTAtgacttgcaatcctaaatggaaagaaattacaaataatcTTATGCCATGGCAAAAAGTGGAACATCGTCCTGATTTAGTTGCAAGAGTCTTTAGACTCAAACTAAATAACTTTCTGGAGGATATCAAGATAAAATCTCTATTTGGGACTGTTAAAGCAATTATCCATGTTATAGAGTTTCAGAAGAGAGGTTTGCCACACGCCCATATTTTGCTAATCCTTGATGATTATTCCAAAATTCGCACAGAGGATGACATCAATAAAATAGTAAAAGCTGAAATTCCAGACCGTGACAATTCTCCATGTCTCTTTCAAATTGTTATCAGAAATATGATCCATACACCATGTGGCAATACAAATCCAAACAGTCCATGTATGGTGAATGGCAAATGTTCTAAGGGCTTTCCCAAAGATTTCCAAGAAGTTACACTTGGAAACGTGAACGGATATCCTAAGTATATGAGAAGACAGACAAATGAATTGCAAGTTGTACCGGGTCGTCCAATTGACAATACCTGGGTGGTACCATACAATCCTTATTTATGTTTACGATacaactgccatataaatgtTGAAATCTGCGCTACAGTAAAAAGCGTTAAGTATTTATTCAAATACGTTTACAAGGGCCATGATTGTGCTGATGTTTCAGTGTCTGAAACAAATGATCATGATGAGACTCGAATGTATGTGGATTCACGGTACGTCAGTGCTCCAGAAGCCATTTGGAGAATATTTGGCTTTCCAATGCACGCTCAGAGCCACACCATTTGTCGGTTGCTGGTTCATTTGGAGGACAAGCAAAATGTCTGTTTTCGAGCGGGGAATGAAGTCCAAGCAGCAGAGAGAAGAGCTAGAAGAGATACTAAACTTACTGCGTGGTTTAAGCTCAATCAAGAAGATCAAGATGCTTACCAGTGGAAGTATTGGGAAATTCGCGTTCACTATGTTTGGGTTGACAATGGTACTTTCTGGAAAAAATGA